The proteins below are encoded in one region of Pseudomonas putida S13.1.2:
- a CDS encoding carboxynorspermidine decarboxylase encodes MIKTPYYLIDKTKLLSNMQKIAYVREHSGAKALLALKCFATWSVFDLMQQYMDGTTSSSLFELKLGRQKFAGETHAYSVAWADDEVEEMLENCDKIIFNSIGQLQRFAEQSEGKVRGLRVNPQVSSSDYLLADPARPFSRLGEWDPAKIEQVIEQISGFMFHNNCENGDFGLFDKMLTHIEERFGHLLHKVEWVSLGGGIHFTGEDYAVDAFCARLKAFSEKYGVQVYLEPGEAAITNSASLEVTVLDTLYNGKHLAVVDSSIEAHLLDLLIYRLNAKMAPNDGEHTYMVCGKSCLAGDIFGEYQFDRPLAIGDRLSFIDTAGYTMVKKNWFNGLKMPSIVVKQLDGSVEVVREFGFEDYVSSLS; translated from the coding sequence ATGATCAAGACGCCGTATTACCTCATCGACAAAACCAAGCTGCTCAGCAACATGCAGAAGATCGCCTACGTGCGTGAACACTCCGGTGCCAAGGCGCTGCTTGCCCTCAAGTGCTTCGCTACCTGGTCGGTGTTCGACCTGATGCAGCAGTACATGGACGGCACCACCTCGTCCTCGCTTTTCGAGCTCAAGCTCGGCCGCCAGAAGTTCGCCGGCGAAACCCACGCCTACAGCGTGGCCTGGGCCGACGACGAGGTCGAGGAAATGCTCGAGAACTGCGACAAGATCATCTTCAACTCGATCGGCCAGCTGCAGCGCTTTGCCGAACAGTCCGAAGGCAAGGTACGCGGCCTGCGCGTCAACCCGCAGGTCAGCAGCTCCGACTACCTGCTCGCCGACCCGGCACGTCCGTTCAGCCGCCTGGGCGAATGGGACCCTGCCAAGATCGAGCAGGTGATCGAACAGATCTCCGGTTTCATGTTCCACAACAACTGCGAGAACGGCGACTTCGGCCTGTTCGACAAGATGCTCACGCACATCGAAGAGCGCTTCGGTCACCTGCTGCACAAGGTCGAGTGGGTCAGCCTCGGTGGCGGCATCCACTTCACCGGTGAAGACTATGCGGTAGACGCCTTCTGCGCGCGCCTCAAAGCCTTCTCGGAGAAATACGGCGTGCAGGTGTACCTGGAGCCGGGCGAAGCAGCCATCACCAACAGCGCCTCGCTGGAAGTGACCGTGCTCGACACCCTGTACAACGGCAAGCACCTGGCCGTGGTCGACAGCTCGATCGAAGCGCACCTGCTCGACCTGCTGATCTACCGCCTCAACGCCAAGATGGCCCCCAACGACGGCGAGCACACCTACATGGTCTGCGGCAAGTCGTGCCTGGCCGGTGACATCTTCGGCGAGTACCAATTCGATCGCCCGTTGGCCATTGGCGATCGCCTGTCGTTCATCGACACGGCGGGTTACACCATGGTCAAGAAAAACTGGTTCAACGGTCTGAAGATGCCATCCATCGTGGTCAAGCAACTCGACGGCAGCGTCGAAGTCGTCCGCGAGTTCGGTTTCGAAGACTACGTTTCCAGCCTGTCGTAA
- a CDS encoding MFS transporter → MTAQQPAPASNTLHITQQILSIVFYTFIAFLCIGLPIAVLPSYVHDQLGFGAVIAGVTIGLQYLATLLSRPFAGRVADTRGGKQAIRFGLMGIAGCGVLTLLSAWTLTLPLLSLALLLVGRLLLGIAQGLIGVATLSWGISQVGPEHTARVISWNGIASYGAIAIGAPLGVLAVDGLDFSVLGPALLVLATLALLVLRKRADVMVVRGERLPFWSAFARVAPCGLGLTLASIGYGTLTTFVTLYYLERGWLGAAWCLSAFGVCFILSRLLFVNAVNRFGGYNVAVACMATEVLGLSLLWLAPSPAWALVGAGLTGFGLSLVYPALGVEAIKQVPSNSRGAGLGAYAVFFDMALAIAGPVMGAVAVHLGYASIFCVAALLALAGVGLTLLLSRRARSG, encoded by the coding sequence ATGACCGCGCAACAACCTGCCCCCGCCAGCAACACGCTGCACATCACTCAGCAGATCCTGTCGATCGTTTTCTACACCTTCATTGCCTTCCTCTGCATCGGCCTGCCGATTGCGGTGCTACCCAGCTACGTGCACGACCAACTGGGCTTTGGTGCAGTGATCGCCGGAGTAACCATTGGCCTGCAATACCTGGCCACCCTGCTCAGCCGCCCGTTTGCCGGGCGCGTTGCAGATACCCGCGGGGGCAAGCAAGCCATCCGTTTCGGCCTGATGGGAATTGCCGGCTGCGGGGTATTGACCCTGCTATCGGCCTGGACGCTGACGCTGCCGCTGCTGAGCCTGGCGCTGCTACTTGTGGGCCGTTTGCTGCTCGGCATCGCCCAAGGGCTGATTGGTGTGGCCACCTTGAGCTGGGGCATCAGCCAGGTCGGCCCCGAACACACCGCCAGGGTGATCTCATGGAACGGCATCGCCTCCTACGGCGCGATTGCGATTGGCGCGCCACTGGGTGTGTTGGCCGTGGATGGGCTGGACTTCAGCGTGTTGGGCCCTGCTTTGCTGGTGCTGGCAACCCTTGCCCTGCTGGTGTTGCGCAAGCGTGCCGACGTGATGGTGGTGCGTGGCGAGCGCCTGCCGTTCTGGTCGGCGTTTGCCCGGGTCGCGCCATGCGGTCTTGGGCTGACCCTGGCCTCGATCGGCTACGGCACGCTGACCACCTTCGTCACCTTGTACTACCTGGAGCGCGGTTGGCTAGGCGCAGCCTGGTGCCTGAGTGCGTTTGGTGTGTGCTTCATCCTTTCGCGTCTGCTGTTCGTCAATGCGGTCAACCGCTTTGGTGGTTACAACGTAGCGGTCGCCTGCATGGCCACTGAAGTACTCGGCCTGAGCTTGCTGTGGCTGGCGCCTTCGCCGGCCTGGGCATTGGTCGGCGCAGGGCTTACCGGTTTCGGGCTGTCGCTGGTATACCCGGCGCTGGGCGTGGAGGCCATCAAGCAGGTCCCCAGCAACAGCCGCGGTGCGGGGCTGGGGGCCTATGCGGTGTTCTTCGATATGGCCCTGGCTATCGCCGGGCCAGTAATGGGCGCAGTAGCCGTGCACCTGGGGTACGCCTCGATCTTCTGCGTGGCGGCCCTGCTCGCCCTGGCCGGGGTGGGTCTAACGCTGTTGCTGTCCCGGCGCGCTCGCAGCGGCTGA
- a CDS encoding saccharopine dehydrogenase family protein — MKKNVLIIGAGGVAKVVAHKCAQHNDELGRIAIASRNISKCQAIIDSVKAKGSLKVPADIQAFSLNALDVEATKALIRETESQIVINVGSAFLNMSVLRACIDTGVAYLDTAIHEEPGKICETPPWYGNYEWKHLEECQAKNITAILGVGFDPGVVNSYAKLAQQQYFDSIDSIDILDVNAGSHGKYFATNFDPEINFREFTGQVWSWQNSQWTSNTMFEVKRTDDLPVVGSQNLYLTGHDEVHSISKNLNVPNVRFWMSFGEHYINVFTVLKNLGLLSEQPVKTAEGLEVVPLKVVKAVLPDPASLAPGYTGKTCIGDLVKGTKDGQPREVFIYNVADHEEAYAETDSQGISYTAGVPPVAAALLVARGEWDAKRMVNVEELPAEPFLKALDVMGLPTRVKDEKGDRPWDAEA; from the coding sequence TTGAAGAAGAACGTTCTTATCATTGGTGCAGGAGGTGTCGCCAAGGTGGTGGCCCACAAGTGCGCGCAGCATAACGACGAACTGGGTCGTATCGCTATCGCGTCACGGAACATCTCCAAATGCCAGGCCATCATCGACAGCGTCAAGGCCAAGGGTAGCCTCAAGGTACCCGCCGACATCCAGGCCTTCTCGCTCAATGCCCTCGATGTCGAGGCAACCAAGGCGCTGATCCGCGAGACCGAATCGCAGATCGTGATCAACGTAGGTTCCGCCTTCCTCAACATGTCGGTGCTGCGTGCCTGCATCGATACGGGTGTCGCCTATCTGGACACCGCCATCCACGAAGAGCCGGGCAAGATTTGCGAGACCCCGCCGTGGTACGGCAACTACGAGTGGAAACACCTCGAAGAGTGCCAGGCAAAGAACATTACCGCCATTCTCGGCGTCGGTTTCGACCCGGGTGTGGTGAACAGCTACGCCAAGCTGGCGCAGCAGCAGTATTTCGACAGCATTGATTCGATCGACATTCTCGACGTCAATGCCGGTTCGCATGGCAAGTACTTTGCCACCAACTTCGACCCGGAAATCAACTTCCGCGAGTTCACCGGTCAAGTGTGGAGCTGGCAGAACAGCCAGTGGACCAGCAACACCATGTTCGAGGTCAAGCGTACTGACGACCTGCCAGTAGTAGGCTCGCAGAACCTTTACCTGACCGGCCACGACGAAGTTCACTCGATTTCGAAGAACCTCAACGTGCCGAACGTGCGTTTCTGGATGAGCTTTGGCGAGCACTACATCAATGTGTTCACCGTGCTGAAAAACCTGGGCCTGCTCAGCGAGCAACCGGTAAAAACCGCCGAAGGCCTGGAAGTGGTACCGCTGAAAGTGGTCAAGGCCGTGCTGCCAGACCCAGCCTCGCTGGCCCCTGGCTACACCGGCAAGACCTGCATCGGTGACCTGGTCAAAGGCACCAAGGATGGCCAGCCGCGCGAAGTGTTCATCTACAACGTGGCAGACCACGAAGAAGCCTACGCCGAGACCGACAGCCAAGGCATTTCCTACACCGCCGGTGTACCGCCAGTGGCCGCCGCCCTGCTGGTTGCCCGTGGCGAATGGGATGCCAAGCGCATGGTCAACGTCGAGGAGCTGCCAGCCGAGCCGTTCCTCAAGGCGCTGGACGTGATGGGCCTGCCGACCCGCGTCAAAGATGAAAAAGGCGATCGTCCTTGGGACGCTGAAGCCTAA
- a CDS encoding amidase — MIEVTEVSIAELRDALESGRTTAVELVKAYLARIDAYDGADTATALNAVVVRNPEALKEAEASDARRAQGQVLSPLDGIPYTAKDSYLVKGLTAASGSPAFKDLVAQRDAFTIERLRAAGAVCLGKTNMPPMANGGMQRGVYGRAESPYNPNFLTAPFASGSSNGAGTATAASFSAFGLAEETWSSGRGPASNNGLCAYTPSRGVISVRGNWPLTPTMDVVVPYARTMADLLEILDVVVADDADKRGDLWRLQPWVPIPAASTVRPASYLDLAVDASALKGKRFGVPRMYINADTEAGTSEKPGIGGPTGQRINTRATVIDLWQEARQALEAAGAEVLEVDFPLVSNCEGDRPGAPTVYNRGIVSKEFLHDELWELSGWAFDDFLRANGDPKLNRLADVDGPQIFPHDPGTLPNREDDLAAGMDEYVNMAKRGLKTWDQIETVPDGLRGLEHTRKLDLEDWMDNLGLDAVLFPTVADVGPADADVNPASADIAWSNGIWVANGNLAIRHLGVPTVTVPMGVMADIGMPVGLTFAGRAYSDNALLSFGAAFEATGSRRMIPPRTPALG; from the coding sequence ATGATCGAGGTAACCGAGGTTTCCATTGCCGAGCTGCGCGACGCGCTCGAGTCGGGCCGCACGACGGCGGTCGAGCTGGTCAAGGCCTACCTGGCGCGCATCGACGCCTATGATGGCGCCGACACCGCCACCGCCCTGAACGCTGTCGTGGTACGCAACCCCGAGGCGCTCAAAGAAGCCGAGGCCTCCGACGCCCGCCGCGCCCAAGGCCAGGTCCTGAGCCCGCTGGATGGCATCCCCTACACCGCCAAGGACAGCTACCTGGTCAAAGGCCTGACCGCCGCTTCGGGCAGCCCTGCCTTCAAGGACCTGGTCGCCCAACGCGACGCTTTCACCATCGAGCGCTTGCGCGCCGCGGGTGCCGTGTGCCTTGGCAAGACCAACATGCCGCCCATGGCCAACGGTGGCATGCAGCGCGGCGTGTATGGCCGCGCCGAAAGCCCGTACAACCCCAACTTCCTGACTGCGCCCTTCGCCTCGGGCTCGTCCAACGGTGCCGGCACCGCCACCGCCGCCAGCTTCAGTGCCTTCGGCCTGGCCGAGGAAACCTGGTCCAGCGGCCGTGGGCCGGCGTCCAACAATGGCTTGTGCGCCTACACCCCATCGCGCGGCGTGATTTCGGTACGTGGAAACTGGCCGCTGACCCCGACCATGGACGTGGTTGTCCCTTACGCGCGCACCATGGCCGACCTGCTGGAAATCCTCGATGTGGTGGTGGCCGATGACGCTGACAAGCGCGGCGACCTGTGGCGCCTGCAGCCCTGGGTACCGATCCCGGCGGCATCGACTGTGCGCCCTGCCTCTTACCTGGACCTGGCAGTGGATGCCAGCGCACTCAAGGGCAAACGCTTTGGCGTACCGCGCATGTACATCAATGCCGATACCGAAGCGGGCACCTCCGAAAAACCAGGCATCGGCGGCCCGACTGGCCAACGCATCAACACCCGCGCCACTGTGATCGACTTGTGGCAAGAAGCACGTCAGGCCCTGGAAGCGGCCGGCGCCGAAGTGCTGGAAGTGGACTTTCCGCTGGTGTCCAACTGCGAGGGCGACCGCCCGGGCGCACCGACCGTTTACAACCGCGGCATCGTCAGCAAAGAGTTCCTCCATGACGAGCTGTGGGAGCTGTCGGGCTGGGCCTTTGACGACTTCCTGCGTGCCAACGGCGACCCAAAGCTTAACCGCCTGGCCGATGTTGATGGCCCACAGATCTTCCCCCACGACCCGGGCACCCTGCCCAACCGTGAGGACGACCTGGCCGCCGGCATGGACGAGTACGTCAACATGGCCAAGCGCGGCCTGAAGACCTGGGACCAGATCGAGACCGTGCCTGATGGCCTGCGCGGCCTGGAGCACACCCGCAAGCTGGACCTGGAAGACTGGATGGACAACCTGGGCCTGGACGCGGTGTTGTTCCCGACAGTGGCCGATGTGGGCCCGGCCGATGCCGACGTCAACCCGGCATCGGCAGACATCGCCTGGAGCAACGGTATCTGGGTGGCCAACGGCAACCTGGCGATCCGTCACCTGGGTGTACCGACCGTCACCGTGCCAATGGGCGTGATGGCCGATATCGGCATGCCGGTGGGGCTGACCTTTGCCGGGCGGGCTTACAGTGACAATGCATTGTTGAGCTTTGGTGCAGCCTTCGAGGCGACTGGCTCGCGCCGGATGATTCCGCCGCGCACCCCGGCTCTGGGCTGA
- a CDS encoding helix-turn-helix transcriptional regulator, whose translation MPITPGEERHLTLTVLKAAIQALGSVAARNMEILLHDLDHPEHSVVAIVNGHLSGRSVGSPILAAPEQDQGFKALMQASADQHGSEPVVLPDYPTTLKGRTLRSATAIFRDSTGHPFASLCVNTDVTGLDAAMSFLQQFQPLGATPAVSEPADMELLMSEIIQASLQRSGQGRMNKQAKVEAVRVMQERGLFIVKGGVEKAASALGVTRYTIYNYLEQLRGTTQ comes from the coding sequence ATGCCTATCACCCCCGGCGAAGAACGCCACCTCACCCTCACAGTGCTCAAGGCTGCCATCCAGGCCCTGGGCAGCGTTGCCGCACGCAACATGGAAATTCTCCTGCACGACCTTGACCACCCGGAACATTCCGTGGTAGCGATCGTCAACGGTCACCTCTCCGGCCGCAGCGTCGGCAGCCCGATCCTCGCCGCCCCAGAGCAGGACCAAGGCTTCAAGGCACTGATGCAGGCCTCAGCCGACCAGCACGGCAGCGAGCCGGTGGTACTGCCCGACTACCCCACCACACTCAAGGGCCGCACCCTGCGCAGCGCCACCGCGATCTTTCGCGACAGCACCGGCCACCCCTTCGCCAGCCTCTGCGTCAACACCGACGTCACCGGCCTGGACGCCGCCATGAGCTTTCTCCAGCAGTTCCAACCGCTGGGGGCCACGCCTGCCGTCAGCGAACCCGCCGACATGGAACTGCTGATGAGCGAGATCATCCAGGCTTCCCTGCAACGTAGCGGCCAAGGCCGAATGAACAAACAGGCCAAGGTCGAAGCCGTGCGGGTCATGCAGGAGCGCGGCCTGTTCATCGTCAAAGGCGGCGTGGAAAAGGCCGCAAGTGCCCTCGGCGTAACCCGCTACACCATTTACAACTACCTTGAACAATTACGCGGAACCACCCAATGA
- the yghU gene encoding glutathione-dependent disulfide-bond oxidoreductase, with amino-acid sequence MSKPAYVPPKVWRNEAASGGQFASINRPVAGPTHDKDLPLGKHPLQLYSLATPNGVKVTIALEELLALGHTAAEYDAWLIRIGEGDQFSSGFVQVNPNSKIPALLDRSVEPPVRVFESGSILLYLADKFGALLPKSPAARTESLNWLFWQMGAAPYLGGGFGHFYVYAPEKFEYAINRFTMEAKRQLDVLDRRLAESRYLGGDEYSIADIAVWPWYGQLVRGNLYDAAQFLAVDEYPNVQRWAEEIAQRPAVQRGTRVNRTWGDEDSQVPERHSATDLAD; translated from the coding sequence ATGAGCAAGCCCGCCTACGTGCCACCCAAGGTGTGGCGCAACGAAGCAGCGTCCGGCGGCCAGTTCGCCAGCATCAACCGCCCGGTTGCCGGCCCGACGCACGACAAGGACCTGCCGCTGGGCAAGCACCCGCTGCAGCTGTATTCCTTGGCCACACCCAATGGCGTCAAGGTCACCATTGCCCTTGAAGAGCTGCTTGCCCTGGGCCATACCGCCGCCGAGTACGATGCCTGGCTGATCCGCATTGGCGAGGGCGACCAGTTTTCTAGCGGTTTTGTCCAGGTCAACCCCAACTCGAAGATCCCTGCCCTGCTCGACCGCAGCGTCGAACCGCCTGTGCGGGTATTCGAATCGGGGTCGATCCTGCTGTACCTTGCGGACAAGTTCGGCGCACTGCTGCCAAAATCACCAGCAGCACGGACCGAGAGCCTGAACTGGCTGTTCTGGCAAATGGGCGCAGCACCTTACCTGGGTGGTGGCTTTGGTCACTTCTACGTGTACGCCCCGGAAAAATTCGAGTACGCCATCAACCGCTTCACCATGGAGGCCAAGCGCCAACTGGATGTGCTCGACCGCCGGCTGGCCGAGAGCCGTTATCTGGGCGGGGATGAGTACAGCATTGCCGATATCGCCGTGTGGCCGTGGTATGGCCAGTTGGTGCGCGGCAACCTGTATGACGCGGCGCAGTTCCTGGCAGTGGACGAGTACCCCAACGTGCAGCGCTGGGCAGAGGAAATTGCCCAGCGCCCTGCAGTGCAGCGTGGCACCAGGGTCAACCGTACCTGGGGAGATGAAGACAGCCAGGTGCCGGAGCGCCATTCAGCCACAGACCTGGCCGATTAG
- a CDS encoding pyridoxal-phosphate dependent enzyme produces MTLHIHTPLIESRSISLAAGRNIWLKLDALQPCGSFKLRGVGHACEVHQARGAQQFISSSGGNAGLAVAYAGRKLGVPVTVVVPETTTERAKELLRLEDANVVVHGSSWQEANALAQTLVGPNDAFIHPFDDPLLWAGHASLIDEVAEAGVKPDAVVLSVGGGGLLSGVVQGLQRNGWGDVPVLAVETHGAASLHAAMQAGHSVELERIASVATSLGAKRVADQALACAQQHPVHSHLVSDRAALEACERFLLDHRVLVEPACGAALALAYAPGALAQYQNVLVVVCGGATATLEQIHAWLQQAD; encoded by the coding sequence ATGACCTTGCATATCCACACCCCCCTGATCGAATCTCGTTCCATATCGTTGGCCGCGGGCCGAAACATCTGGCTCAAGCTCGATGCCCTGCAACCTTGCGGCTCGTTCAAGCTGCGCGGCGTCGGCCACGCCTGCGAAGTGCATCAGGCCCGTGGCGCCCAGCAGTTCATTTCTTCCTCGGGCGGCAACGCCGGCCTGGCAGTAGCGTATGCGGGGCGCAAGCTGGGTGTGCCGGTGACCGTTGTAGTTCCCGAGACCACCACCGAGCGGGCCAAGGAGTTGCTGCGCCTGGAAGACGCCAACGTGGTGGTGCATGGCAGCTCCTGGCAAGAGGCCAACGCCCTGGCGCAGACCTTGGTGGGGCCGAATGATGCGTTCATCCACCCGTTTGACGACCCGCTGCTGTGGGCCGGGCATGCCAGCCTGATCGATGAGGTCGCCGAAGCAGGCGTGAAACCGGACGCCGTGGTGCTGTCGGTGGGCGGTGGCGGGTTGCTCAGCGGCGTGGTCCAGGGGCTGCAGCGCAATGGTTGGGGGGATGTCCCGGTGCTGGCGGTGGAAACCCACGGCGCCGCGTCGCTGCATGCGGCCATGCAGGCGGGGCATTCGGTCGAGCTGGAGCGCATCGCTTCGGTGGCGACGTCGCTGGGGGCAAAGCGGGTAGCCGATCAGGCGCTGGCCTGCGCTCAGCAACACCCGGTGCACAGCCACCTGGTCAGCGATCGCGCGGCGCTGGAGGCCTGCGAGCGGTTCCTGCTGGACCACCGCGTGCTGGTCGAACCGGCGTGTGGAGCGGCGTTGGCATTGGCGTATGCGCCGGGCGCCCTGGCGCAATACCAGAATGTGCTGGTGGTGGTTTGTGGTGGGGCTACTGCAACGCTGGAGCAGATTCACGCGTGGTTGCAGCAAGCTGATTGA
- a CDS encoding alpha/beta hydrolase family protein, translating into MTVPRCLLAMVLLGGLLAHAEAAPWVAGLHHMTLADPVDSRPMQALAFYPATGKTRSSRIDGYPVDVAEEAPVARGRYPLLVLSHGNTGSPLALHYLATSLARRGFVVVAVVHPGDNARDHSRLGTLSNLYGRPLQVSAAITAARDDALVGPYLDEGRVGVIGYSAGGETALILSGARPDLDRLRQYCLERPNDADACKTHGILIADRSELAAQADQRVGAVMLMAPLSLLFGRHALAGVQVPALIYSGDSDQLVAVDRNAEALARKLPVTPDYRLLAGAGHFVFMAHCDADQYARMPALCKDAEGVDRRHIHHSLERETAAFFRQALGAPQLAERSAAASAPGQQQR; encoded by the coding sequence ATGACTGTTCCCCGCTGCTTGTTGGCGATGGTCCTGCTCGGCGGCCTGCTGGCCCATGCCGAAGCTGCGCCGTGGGTTGCCGGCCTGCACCACATGACCTTGGCCGACCCAGTCGATAGCCGGCCGATGCAAGCGCTGGCGTTCTACCCGGCTACTGGTAAAACCCGTAGCAGCCGTATAGACGGCTATCCAGTCGACGTGGCAGAAGAGGCGCCCGTCGCCAGGGGCCGGTATCCATTACTGGTGTTGTCCCACGGCAATACCGGTAGCCCGTTGGCGCTGCATTACCTGGCCACCTCGTTGGCGCGGCGAGGGTTCGTGGTGGTGGCGGTAGTGCACCCGGGGGACAACGCCCGCGACCACAGTCGGCTGGGCACTCTGAGCAATCTGTATGGCCGGCCGCTGCAAGTCAGTGCCGCGATCACCGCAGCCCGCGATGATGCATTGGTCGGGCCTTACCTGGACGAAGGCAGGGTGGGCGTGATCGGTTATTCGGCGGGTGGCGAAACCGCATTGATCCTTTCCGGCGCACGCCCGGATTTGGACCGCCTGCGCCAGTATTGCCTGGAGCGCCCGAACGACGCAGACGCCTGCAAGACCCACGGTATATTGATTGCCGACCGCAGCGAACTCGCGGCGCAGGCCGATCAGCGGGTAGGGGCGGTGATGTTGATGGCGCCGCTGAGCCTGCTGTTCGGGCGCCACGCCTTGGCCGGGGTTCAAGTGCCAGCCCTGATCTACAGCGGTGATAGCGACCAACTGGTGGCGGTGGACCGCAATGCCGAGGCCCTGGCCCGCAAGCTGCCGGTCACACCCGATTACCGCCTGTTGGCCGGTGCCGGCCACTTTGTGTTCATGGCCCACTGCGACGCCGACCAGTACGCGCGGATGCCGGCATTGTGCAAAGACGCCGAGGGCGTGGATCGCCGCCATATCCATCATTCGCTGGAACGTGAAACGGCAGCGTTCTTCCGGCAGGCACTGGGCGCGCCGCAACTGGCCGAGCGGTCAGCCGCTGCGAGCGCGCCGGGACAGCAACAGCGTTAG